A stretch of the Chanos chanos chromosome 1, fChaCha1.1, whole genome shotgun sequence genome encodes the following:
- the zgc:113516 gene encoding ethanolamine kinase 1 isoform X2: METHSEVQGNKHLHLDVCVADKPPHHGVTELLRRLRPQWRPEDIQMKVFTEGITNQLMGFYVGSMADSDVVLVRVYGRMTELFVDRDKEVEMLQVLSTHGCGPQIFCTFQNGICYEFMRGVALDDTLLRQPAIYRLIATEMGKIHSIKSSSNSPAEPVLWTKVSLFLELVQNSQSDPSVQQGSVSLCEVPSLEVLFKEMEELKRHLSHIDSPTVLCHNDLLSKNIIYNPAKGSVKFIDFEYADFNYQAYDISNHFNEFAGLSNVDYSLYPSCELQRDWLTAYLESYKACTGVGSSASKEEVQELYIKVCKFSLASHFSWGLWALLQARYSTIDFDFLRYATARFNYYFEKKQEYFGLRLP; this comes from the exons ATGGAAACTCACTCTGAGGTTCAGGGGAACAAACATCTGCacctggatgtgtgtgttgcgGATAAGCCCCCCCACCATGGAGTCACGGAGCTCCTGAGAAGACTCAGACCCCAGTGGCGACCAGAGGACATCCAAATGAAG GTCTTCACAGAAGGTATCACAAACCAGCTAATGGGCTTCTATGTGGGGTCTATGGCCGATTCAGATGTGGTTTTGGTGCGGGTGTACGGGCGGATGACAGAGCTTTTTGTTGATCGGGATAAGGAGGTGGAGATGCTACAGGTACTCAGCACCCATGGCTGTGGCCCTCAGATTTTCTGCACTTTCCAGAATGGCATCTGCTATGAGTTTATGAGAGGAGTCGCACTTGATGACACCCTACTCAGACAGCCTGCTATCTACAG ATTAATTGCCACAGAAATGGGAAAAATCCACTCAATAAAATCCAGTTCAAACTCACCTGCTGAACCAGTTTTGTGGACAAAGGTATCTCTGTTCCTGGAACTGGTCCAGAATTCTCAGAGCGACCCTTCCGTGCAGCAGGG gtctgtgtccctgtgtgaagTTCCAAGCTTAGAGGTCCTCTTCAAAGAAATGGAGGAACTCAAGAGACACCTCAGCCACATAGACTCTCCGACAGTGTTGTGTCACAATGACCTCTTGTCCAAAAACATCATCTACAACCCAGCCAAAG GATCAGTAAAATTCATTGACTTTGAATATGCTGACTTCAACTATCAAGCATATGATATCAGTAACCATTTCAACGAGTTTGCTG GTTTGAGTAATGTAGACTACAGCCTCTACCCCAGCTGTGAACTGCAGAGGGACTGGCTGACTGCTTACCTAGAAAGCTACAAAGCCTGTACAGGTGTGGGGTCTTCAGCCTCTAAGGAGGAAGTCCAGGAGCTCTACATTAAAGTCTGCAAGTTCTCACTT GCCTCCCATTTCTCTTGGGGTCTCTGGGCTCTGCTTCAGGCCAGATATTCCACTATTGACTTTGACTTCTTGAG
- the zgc:113516 gene encoding ethanolamine kinase 1 isoform X3 gives METHSEVQGNKHLHLDVCVADKPPHHGVTELLRRLRPQWRPEDIQMKVFTEGITNQLMGFYVGSMADSDVVLVRVYGRMTELFVDRDKEVEMLQVLSTHGCGPQIFCTFQNGICYEFMRGVALDDTLLRQPAIYRLIATEMGKIHSIKSSSNSPAEPVLWTKVSLFLELVQNSQSDPSVQQGSVSLCEVPSLEVLFKEMEELKRHLSHIDSPTVLCHNDLLSKNIIYNPAKGSVKFIDFEYADFNYQAYDISNHFNEFAGLSNVDYSLYPSCELQRDWLTAYLESYKACTGVGSSASKEEVQELYIKVCKFSLASHFSWGLWALLQARYSTIDFDFLRHWL, from the exons ATGGAAACTCACTCTGAGGTTCAGGGGAACAAACATCTGCacctggatgtgtgtgttgcgGATAAGCCCCCCCACCATGGAGTCACGGAGCTCCTGAGAAGACTCAGACCCCAGTGGCGACCAGAGGACATCCAAATGAAG GTCTTCACAGAAGGTATCACAAACCAGCTAATGGGCTTCTATGTGGGGTCTATGGCCGATTCAGATGTGGTTTTGGTGCGGGTGTACGGGCGGATGACAGAGCTTTTTGTTGATCGGGATAAGGAGGTGGAGATGCTACAGGTACTCAGCACCCATGGCTGTGGCCCTCAGATTTTCTGCACTTTCCAGAATGGCATCTGCTATGAGTTTATGAGAGGAGTCGCACTTGATGACACCCTACTCAGACAGCCTGCTATCTACAG ATTAATTGCCACAGAAATGGGAAAAATCCACTCAATAAAATCCAGTTCAAACTCACCTGCTGAACCAGTTTTGTGGACAAAGGTATCTCTGTTCCTGGAACTGGTCCAGAATTCTCAGAGCGACCCTTCCGTGCAGCAGGG gtctgtgtccctgtgtgaagTTCCAAGCTTAGAGGTCCTCTTCAAAGAAATGGAGGAACTCAAGAGACACCTCAGCCACATAGACTCTCCGACAGTGTTGTGTCACAATGACCTCTTGTCCAAAAACATCATCTACAACCCAGCCAAAG GATCAGTAAAATTCATTGACTTTGAATATGCTGACTTCAACTATCAAGCATATGATATCAGTAACCATTTCAACGAGTTTGCTG GTTTGAGTAATGTAGACTACAGCCTCTACCCCAGCTGTGAACTGCAGAGGGACTGGCTGACTGCTTACCTAGAAAGCTACAAAGCCTGTACAGGTGTGGGGTCTTCAGCCTCTAAGGAGGAAGTCCAGGAGCTCTACATTAAAGTCTGCAAGTTCTCACTT GCCTCCCATTTCTCTTGGGGTCTCTGGGCTCTGCTTCAGGCCAGATATTCCACTATTGACTTTGACTTCTTGAG
- the zgc:113516 gene encoding ethanolamine kinase 1 isoform X1: METHSEVQGNKHLHLDVCVADKPPHHGVTELLRRLRPQWRPEDIQMKVFTEGITNQLMGFYVGSMADSDVVLVRVYGRMTELFVDRDKEVEMLQVLSTHGCGPQIFCTFQNGICYEFMRGVALDDTLLRQPAIYRLIATEMGKIHSIKSSSNSPAEPVLWTKVSLFLELVQNSQSDPSVQQGSVSLCEVPSLEVLFKEMEELKRHLSHIDSPTVLCHNDLLSKNIIYNPAKGSVKFIDFEYADFNYQAYDISNHFNEFAGLSNVDYSLYPSCELQRDWLTAYLESYKACTGVGSSASKEEVQELYIKVCKFSLVLNQLILTLNVNGTARGFHVLSRPEGLRPPISLGVSGLCFRPDIPLLTLTS; this comes from the exons ATGGAAACTCACTCTGAGGTTCAGGGGAACAAACATCTGCacctggatgtgtgtgttgcgGATAAGCCCCCCCACCATGGAGTCACGGAGCTCCTGAGAAGACTCAGACCCCAGTGGCGACCAGAGGACATCCAAATGAAG GTCTTCACAGAAGGTATCACAAACCAGCTAATGGGCTTCTATGTGGGGTCTATGGCCGATTCAGATGTGGTTTTGGTGCGGGTGTACGGGCGGATGACAGAGCTTTTTGTTGATCGGGATAAGGAGGTGGAGATGCTACAGGTACTCAGCACCCATGGCTGTGGCCCTCAGATTTTCTGCACTTTCCAGAATGGCATCTGCTATGAGTTTATGAGAGGAGTCGCACTTGATGACACCCTACTCAGACAGCCTGCTATCTACAG ATTAATTGCCACAGAAATGGGAAAAATCCACTCAATAAAATCCAGTTCAAACTCACCTGCTGAACCAGTTTTGTGGACAAAGGTATCTCTGTTCCTGGAACTGGTCCAGAATTCTCAGAGCGACCCTTCCGTGCAGCAGGG gtctgtgtccctgtgtgaagTTCCAAGCTTAGAGGTCCTCTTCAAAGAAATGGAGGAACTCAAGAGACACCTCAGCCACATAGACTCTCCGACAGTGTTGTGTCACAATGACCTCTTGTCCAAAAACATCATCTACAACCCAGCCAAAG GATCAGTAAAATTCATTGACTTTGAATATGCTGACTTCAACTATCAAGCATATGATATCAGTAACCATTTCAACGAGTTTGCTG GTTTGAGTAATGTAGACTACAGCCTCTACCCCAGCTGTGAACTGCAGAGGGACTGGCTGACTGCTTACCTAGAAAGCTACAAAGCCTGTACAGGTGTGGGGTCTTCAGCCTCTAAGGAGGAAGTCCAGGAGCTCTACATTAAAGTCTGCAAGTTCTCACTT GTACTCAACCAGCTGATATTGACTCTGAATGTTAATGGAACTGCCAGAGGTTTCCATGTCCTGTCCAGACCTGAAGGACTAAG GCCTCCCATTTCTCTTGGGGTCTCTGGGCTCTGCTTCAGGCCAGATATTCCACTATTGACTTTGACTTCTTGA